The following are from one region of the Juglans regia cultivar Chandler chromosome 10, Walnut 2.0, whole genome shotgun sequence genome:
- the LOC108985940 gene encoding protein IMPAIRED IN BABA-INDUCED STERILITY 1-like produces the protein MGCFSSKHAARDASSSVFDNPADNNNGSAMILEPYSLKKNQSGNQSRKDGRSTDRSRELNNKSKKESSHSHSKGPFNSKLGLSHRYVQAEQTAAGWPTWLSAVAGEAIDGWLPLRADSFEKLEKIGQGTYSSVFQAREVETGRMVALKKVRVENFQPESIRFMAREIMILRRLNHPNIMKLEGLITSRLSSSIYLVFEYMEHDLAGLIASPDIQFSEEQVKCYMTQLLCGIEHCHLRGIMHRDIKASNILVNNEGVLKLGDFGLANVISPKNRQPLTSRVVTLWYRPPELLMGSTNYGVTVDLWSVGCVFAELLIGKPILKGRTEVEQLHKIFKLCGSPPEEFWKKSKLPHAAMFKPLHNYESSIGEKCKDFPKTAVNLIETLLSLEPQKRGTASSALMSEYFNTEPYACDPSSLPKYSPSKEIDIKNRDDGRTRKKTGAKVREPAASRKPRRLRKTLQETNAISKLAPNEEMQDSAELDDRKNQSNAHIPKGRDGFGRREPLKPSFDTMSETSRLMNGSRGDTTVSRPTEVSTSSGFTWAKRRKENAASTISDGSKSKISALDPSFAKASYLTKKENDLLCRVLINSIEAAKHEMHKQQYQFDMPVSSKASDALHSLDVSMTSSQQEVADALTNNTGYKNKGKHIEYSGPLLSQPRKYDELLQKNESHIRQSVRRSRFERD, from the exons ATGGGTTGCTTTAGCTCTAAGCACGCGGCGCGGGATGCTTCGTCCTCTGTTTTCGATAACCCGGCTGACAACAACAATGGCTCCGCCATGATTCTCGAGCCATATTCGTTGAAGAAGAACCAATCCGGTAATCAATCTAGGAAGGACGGGAGGTCCACCGATCGGAGCCGCGAGCTCAACAACAAGTCCAAGAAGGAGAGCTCCCATTCCCATTCCAAGGGTCCCTTTAACTCCAAGCTTGGCTTATCTCACAGGTACGTGCAGGCCGAACAAACCGCTGCTGGATGGCCCACCTGGCTCAGCGCTGTCGCTGGCGAAGCCATCGATGGTTGGCTCCCTCTCAGAGCAGATTCTTTTGAGAAATTGGAGAAG ATTGGGCAAGGTACGTACAGCAGTGTGTTTCAAGCACGTGAAGTTGAAACTGGGAGGATGGTTGCTCTGAAGAAGGTACGAGTTGAAAATTTCCAGCCAGAGAGCATAAGGTTTATGGCTCGAGAAATAATGATCCTCCGCAGGCTGAACCATCCAAATATCATGAAGTTGGAGGGGCTTATTACTTCTCGGTTATCAAGTAGCATATACCTCGTATTTGAGTACATGGAACACGATCTTGCTGGACTAATAGCTAGCCCGGATATCCAATTTAGTGAAGAACAG GTCAAGTGTTATATGACACAGCTATTATGTGGAATTGAGCACTGCCACCTGCGAGGTATAATGCATCGAGACATTAAAGCATCCAATATTTTGGTAAACAACGAAGGGGTTCTGAAATTGGGAGATTTTGGACTTGCAAATGTCATCAGCCCAAAGAACAGACAACCATTAACCAGTCGTGTGGTTACTCTATGGTATCGTCCTCCTGAACTTTTGATGGGGTCAACGAATTACGGGGTAACGGTGGATCTCTGGAGTGTGGGCTGTGTATTTGCCGAACTTCTTATTGGAAAGCCTATCCTTAAAGGGAGAACTGAG GTTGAACAATTACACAAAATCTTCAAGCTTTGTGGTTCTCCACCAGAGGAGTTTTGGAAAAAGTCTAAACTTCCTCATGCAGCAATGTTTAAACCCCTACATAATTATGAAAGTTCAATTGGGGAGAAGTGCAAAGATTTTCCAAAAACTGCTGTGAACCTCATTGAAACTTTACTTTCCTTGGAACCTCAAAAGCGTGGGACTGCGTCCTCTGCCCTTATGTCTGAG TATTTCAACACAGAGCCTTACGCATGTGATCCATCAAGCTTGCCAAAGTACTCGCCTAGCAAGgaaattgatattaaaaatcGTGACGATGGGCGAACTAG GAAAAAGACTGGTGCTAAAGTGAGAGAGCCTGCGGCATCAAGAAAGCCTAGAAGACTCCGTAAAACTTTGCAAGAAACAAACGCTATCAGTAAATTAGCACCAAATGAG GAAATGCAAGATTCTGCTGAACTTGATGATAGAAAAAATCAGAGCAACGCACATATTCCTAAAGGAAGAGATGGCTTTGGGCGTAGAGAGCCATTAAAACCATCATTTGATACAATGTCAGAGACTTCCCGACTGATGAATGGATCTCGAGGGGACACTACAGTTTCACGCCCAACAGAAGTATCAACATCAAGCGGCTTTACATGGGCAAAAAGGCGAAAAGAGAATGCTGCATCCACAATATCAGATGGATCAAAAAGCAAAATTAGTGCATTAGATCCATCGTTTGCAAAAGCATCTTACTTAACCAAAAAAGAGAACGATCTTCTATGCAGGGTTCTAATCAATTCCATTGAGGCTGCCAAGCATGAAATGCACAAGCAGCAGTACCAGTTTGACATGCCAGTTTCTTCCAAAGCATCTGATGCATTACATTCTCTTGATGTATCAATGACATCTAGTCAACAAGAAGTAGCAGATGCTCTAACAAACAATACG GGTTACAAGAACAAAGGGAAGCACATTGAATACTCAGGACCGCTGTTATCCCAACCACGTAAATATGATGAACTCCTGCAAAAGAATGAGAGTCATATTCGTCAATCAGTTCGGAGATCAAGATTCGAAAGAG ATTGA